A region of Ornithodoros turicata isolate Travis chromosome 5, ASM3712646v1, whole genome shotgun sequence DNA encodes the following proteins:
- the LOC135394409 gene encoding beta-1,3-galactosyltransferase 1-like translates to MLTCCHEKNSSPWRTALWLLFLFTGVNIIYLCTSFDLHHWTLQYFSARNETLHAFHSSSEEEPNQLFTRYPVAPLGRETALQKSSFPFPIENITYELAAAPSTVNACKSGLRTLFLVHTAPSHFHHRNTLRERLGATYNNTLVFLTGLTSDYTLTRNISAEAKQHGDVVILPYVDAYRNLTYKFVYGIKWTIENCPGAKHVVKIDDDIVVNVYRLDAYLNDTFSKRTGDFHCLTWHNMGVIRDPNSPWYLSKELYPKNRFPAYCSGSAMFLPVSKLDALYNASFSVPFIPVDDAYVTGELAKLAKVGHVEINREYTLNGMPQRVAKGEVMFAHFYNDKEREVAWKNMVPPTTQVRVV, encoded by the coding sequence GTTGCCATGAAAAGAATTCTTCCCCGTGGAGGACTGCACTTTGGCTCTTGTTCCTGTTCACTGGTGTCAACATCATCTACCTCTGTACTTCCTTCGATCTGCACCACTGGACACTGCAGTACTTTTCAGCTAGGAACGAAACGCTGCATGCTTTTCATTCTTCTAGTGAAGAAGAGCCTAACCAACTGTTCACCAGATATCCAGTTGCTCCGCTGGGCAGAGAAACCGCGTTACAAAAAAGCAGCTTTCCCTTTCCAATCGAAAATATCACTTACGAACTTGCAGCTGCGCCATCTACGGTAAACGCATGTAAATCAGGCTTAAGGACATTATTTTTAGTGCATACCGCGCCTTCGCACTTTCACCATCGAAATACACTAAGAGAACGTCTTGGTGCCACCTACAATAATACCCTAGTGTTCTTAACTGGGCTCACTTCTGATTATACACTCACCAGGAATATCAGCGCTGAGGCAAAGCAACACGGTGACGTCGTTATTTTACCATACGTGGACGCTTATCGCAACCTAACCTACAAGTTCGTGTACGGCATCAAGTGGACTATAGAGAACTGCCCAGGAGCGAAACATGTGGTTAAAATTGACGACGATATCGTTGTTAACGTATACCGCCTGGACGCTTACCTAAACGATACATTTTCGAAGCGTACAGGTGACTTTCATTGTTTGACATGGCACAATATGGGCGTGATACGCGATCCTAATTCGCCATGGTACCTGTCGAAGGAGCTGTATCCCAAAAACAGGTTTCCCGCGTATTGTTCTGGTTCTGCGATGTTTCTGCCTGTTAGTAAGCTCGACGCCCTCTACAATGCATCTTTTTCTGTACCCTTTATACCAGTAGATGACGCATATGTAACAGGTGAACTAGCTAAATTGGCGAAGGTAGGTCATGTTGAGATTAACCGCGAGTACACCTTAAATGGGATGCCGCAAAGAGTGGCAAAAGGAGAGGTCATGTTTGCCCATTTCTATAATGACAAAGAGCGAGAAGTAGCATGGAAAAACATGGTTCCACCAACAACTCAAGTGAGGGTCGTGTGA